CAGGATCGACTGCATGGGCCCGCGGAAGCAGAGCAGCCCGAGCAGGATCGACAGCGCGCCGCTGATGAACGCCAGCACCCGCAGCGAGGTCGCCTGGTGCGTGCCGAAGGCGGCGACCAGCTGGAAGACACCGCTGACCAGCAGGTAGAGCCCGAAGAGGACGCCGGCCACGAGCAGTGAGTGGCCGGGCCAGACCAGGATCAGGATGCCCAGGACCAAGGAGGCGACCCCGGTGACCAGGACCACCTGCCAGGCGGCCCGGGACAGGGCGTGCAGCGGGCCTTCGAGGGGCGGCTCGGGTTCGAGCCGCCCGCGGTGCCCGTGCGGTTCGCGCGCGGCGCCCGGCGGGTGCCCGCCGTGGACGTGCTGGTCGTCGTACTCGCGGCCCCACTGAGGGCCGTGGCTCGATGCCTCGGTCATGCTCCATGCTCGGAACGGTGGGGCGCGCACCGCCACCCGGGTGGGCCACCAGGCTTACCCGGCCCCTACTTCCGGGCTGCCTTGGCCGCCTTGGCCGCGGCCTTCATCTCCTGCTTGTGGGCCCGCACCCTGGCCAGCGAGTCCGGTCCGGTGATGTCGGCGACGGACCGGTGGGACCCGGGCTCGCCGTAGGCACCGGCGGCCTCCCGCCAGCCGGCCGGCGTGACCCCGAGCTGCTTGCCCAGCAGCGCGAGGAAGATCTGCGCCTTCTGCCGGCCGAAGCCGGGCAGGTCCTCCAGCCGCTTGAGCAGCTCGGCCCCGCTGCCCGCGTCCTTCCAGACGGCCTCCGCGTCCCCGTCGTAGTGCTCGACCAGGTACCGGCACAGCTGCTGGACGCGCTTGGCCATGGAGCCCGGGTAGCGGTGCACGGCCGGCTTCTCGGACAGCAGGGCGGCGAAGGCCTCCGGGTCCATCGCGGCGATCTCGTGCGCGTCCAGGTCCGCGGCGCCGAGCCGGTCGGCGATGGTGCGGGGCCCCTTGAACGCCCACTCCATCGGGATCTGCTGGTCCAGCAGCATGCCGGTGAGGGCGGCGAGCGGCGAGCGTCCGAGCAGCGCGTCGGCCTCCGGGTCCTGGGCGAGGTGCAGGGTGACGTCCATGGGTCGATGATCTCGCGTCGCGTACGATTCCTCCATCAATCGAGAGTTAGGCTAGCCTTACCTAAGAAACGGAGGGCCGGGTGGCCGCCGAGACCTACCGCGACGCCTGGGGCGTCCCCCATCTGCGGGCGGCCGACGTCCACGAACTGGCCCGCGCGCAGGGCCGCGTCACCGCGCTCGACCGGGCCTGGCAACTGGAGGTCGAGCGGCACCGCGCCCAGGGCACCTCCGCGTCCTTCCTCGGCGCCCCGGCCGCCTCCTGGGACGTCCTCGTCCGCCGGGCCCGCCTCGCCGACACCGCCCGCCGCTGCTTCACCGCGCTGGAACGCCGGGACGCGGAGACGGCGCGGTGGGTCCGGGCGTACGCCGACGGCGTCAACGAGGGACTGCCGGCCGGCGCCCGACGCGCCCCCGAGTTCGCCCGCGCCGATCTCGCCGCGGGCCGCTGGGAGCCCTGGACCCCGCTCGCCGTCTGGCTCGCCACCCACCTCCTCTTCGCGGGCTTCCCCGCCAAGCTCTGGCGCGAGCGGGCGATCCGGCACCTGGGCCCGGACGCGGTCGGCCTGTTCGCCACCGACGGCCCCGGCACGGCCGGCAGCAACGGCTGGCTGGTCGGCGGCGCCCGCACCACCACCGGACACGCGCTCCTCGCCGGCGACCCCCACCGGTTCATCGAGGACCCCGGCGTCTACCAGCAGATCCGGCTGTCCTGCCCCGAGTTCGACGTCGTCGGATTCGCCGTCCCCGGCACCCCCGGCA
This Streptomyces misionensis DNA region includes the following protein-coding sequences:
- a CDS encoding HdeD family acid-resistance protein — protein: MTEASSHGPQWGREYDDQHVHGGHPPGAAREPHGHRGRLEPEPPLEGPLHALSRAAWQVVLVTGVASLVLGILILVWPGHSLLVAGVLFGLYLLVSGVFQLVAAFGTHQATSLRVLAFISGALSILLGLLCFRGPMQSILLLALWIGIGWLIRGVTHTMAAVSDPRMPARGWQAFLGVLTFVAGIVLIDSPFRSVAVLTLVGGIWLVVVGVTEIITAFRIRHRARQVPQTV
- a CDS encoding HhH-GPD-type base excision DNA repair protein, whose protein sequence is MDVTLHLAQDPEADALLGRSPLAALTGMLLDQQIPMEWAFKGPRTIADRLGAADLDAHEIAAMDPEAFAALLSEKPAVHRYPGSMAKRVQQLCRYLVEHYDGDAEAVWKDAGSGAELLKRLEDLPGFGRQKAQIFLALLGKQLGVTPAGWREAAGAYGEPGSHRSVADITGPDSLARVRAHKQEMKAAAKAAKAARK